The Trichosurus vulpecula isolate mTriVul1 chromosome 4, mTriVul1.pri, whole genome shotgun sequence genome contains a region encoding:
- the LOC118845951 gene encoding centriole, cilia and spindle-associated protein, which yields MHSGSKVKSEYMKRYKDPKWDTCGPCYRELLHYRLSRRLLEQTHNPWLWDGWGPSSNSDDSSSSGGGGASTPQGPQEASAWSPPPTPPKPLGEGAEPGVEEKEAEVSEDEDAASLPETLGKDAQEKSKQQKEAKEQQIEVKDTTEHPRQRALLAKADKKPAKSPQRPSKTKEIKHPFALYGWGEKQTDTGSQKTHNVCASASAQQIHESALRAKNRRQVEKRKLVIQRQRAYSVDVQKPRRIKPSSADNPWMTEYMRCYSARA from the exons ATGCATTCGGGGAGCAAGGTGAAGAGCGAGTACATGAAGCGCTACAAAGATCCCAAGTGGGACACGTGTGGCCCGTGCTACCGGGAGCTGCTGCACTATCGCCTGAGCCGGCGGCTCTTGGAGCAGACTCACAACCCCTGGTTATGGGACGGTTGGGGGCCGTCCAGCAACTCAGACGATTCCTCGTCTTCCGGGGGTGGCGGGGCCTCCACGCCGCAGGGCCCCCAGGAAGCTTCGGCCTGGTCTCCACCTCCGACCCCACCCAAGCCCCTAGGAGAGGGAGCGGAGCCGggagtggaggagaaggaggccgAAGTCTCTGAGGATGAGGACGCTGCCAGCCTCCCAG aaacaCTTGGAAAAGATGCACAAGAAAAAAgtaaacagcagaaggaagcaaaaGAACAACAGATAGAAGTGAAAGATACTACTGAGCATCCTCGCCAACGTGCCTTGCTTGCTAAAGCAGATAAGAAACCAGCTAAAAGTCCTCAGAGACCAAGTAAAACAAAGGAAATCAAACATCCATTTGCTCTTTATGGCTGGGGAGAAAAACAGACAGATACTGGGAGCCAGAAAACACATAATGTATGTGCTTCCGCTTCGGCACAACAG ATTCATGAGTCAGCATTACGAGCCAAGAATAGAAGACAAGTGGAAAAAAGGAAACTGGTCATTCAGAGGCAAAGAGCCTATTCTGTTGATGTGCAGAAACCCAGAAGGATCAAGCCTTCCTCTGCAGATAATCCATGGATGACAGAATACATGAGATGCTATTCAGCAAGAGCTTGA